Sequence from the Burkholderia cepacia genome:
GTGTACTTCGGCGCGAAGACGCTGCTCGCGATCGCGCTGCCGGCCATGCTGCTGCCGGCGCTGATCACCACCAGGCTCGCGGAGAGCCGCTACACGCTGTCAATGATCCTCGTGCTGTTCGGCGCGATCGGCTATTACCTGCCGAACGTCGTGCTGGCGCGCAGGATCGCGTCGCGCCAGCGCGCGATCTTCGAGGATTTCCCGGATGCGCTCGACCTGCTGACGGTGTGCGTCGAAGCGGGGCTCGGGCTCGACGCGGCGCTGATGAAGGTGAGCGAGGAGCTGCGGTTCAGCAGCGAGGTGGTCGCGAGCGAACTCGACCTGCTGCTGCTCGAGATGCGCTCCGGCTTCACGAAGGAGACGGCGCTGCGCAATCTCGCGCTGCGTACCGGCGTGGAGGACATCGAGGCGTTCTGCGCGATGCTGATCCAGGCCGACCGGTTCGGCACGAGCATCAGCGAATCGCTGCGCGTGCTGTCCGACATGCTGCGCACGCGGCGCCGGATGCGCGCGGAGGAGCGGGCCGCGAAGATCGCGCTGAAGCTGCTGTTTCCGCTGATCTTCTGCATCTTCCCCGCGCTGATGGTGGTGCTGCTCGGGCCGGCGTTCATCCACATCTACCGGATCCTGCTGCCGACCTTTGCGTCGATGAACGGCGGCTGAGAATTCCGGACGACGGGCGCCGCCGGATCACGGCGGCGGGGAGGGGAGGCGGCCGGCTTGTCCGGCCGCGTCTTTTTGGGGCGCGCCGCGTCAGCCGCCGTAGATGTCGAAGTCGAAGTACTTCGACGCGAGCCGCTTGTAGGTGCCGTCCTTGACCATGTCGAGGATTGCGCCGTCGATCTTCGCCTTCAGGTCGGTGTCTTCCTTGCGCAGCCCGATGCCGGCGCCGATGCCGAGCACCTTCTCGTCGACGAGCTCCGGGCCGACGAACGCGTAGTTCGCGCCGCGCGACGATTTCAGGAACCCGATCGCGGCCTGCACCTCATCCTGCAGCGCCGCGTCGAGGCGGCCCGAGGTCAGGTCGGCGTATACGCCGTCCTGGTTCTGGTACGACACGACGTTCGCGCCTTGCTTGCCCCAGTACGCCTTTGCGTACGTTTCCTGCGTCGTGCCCTGCTCGACGCCGATCGATTTGCCTTTCAGCGATTCGGCCGTCGGCAGCAGCGGCGAGCCCTTCTTCACGACGAGCCGCGTCGGCTGGTTGTAGATCTTCGTCGTGAAGCCGATCTGCTGCGCACGCTGCGGCGTGATCGACATCGACGACAGCACCGCGTCGAACTTCTTCGCCTTCAGCGCCGGAATCATCCCGTCGAAATCGTTCTCGAGCCACACGCACTTCGCCTTCAGGCGTGCGCAGATCTCGTTGCCGAGGTCGATGTCGAAGCCGACGAGCTTGCCGTCGGGCGCCTTCGACTCGAACGGCGCGTAGCTGGCGTCGGTGCCGAAGCGGATGGTGGTCCAGTCCTTCGCGGCGGCGGGGCCTGCGGATACCGCGAGCAGGGCGATCGAAACAGCGGCAATCAGTCTCTTCATGGTGCGTTCCTTGGCGTGGTCTGTCCGGTTCCGGCGCGGACGGGAGACATCCGCGCTGTCCCGTGCCGCTATTAGCGCAGAAAATAAAATATGAGTCCAGAATGGACAAAAAATATCGATTCGGCGCACGCAAGCGTCGAATGCCGGGTGCCGACCCTTGCAAAAATACGAAAATGGACTAATCTTGTTAGTAAATTCGTTTCGAGACTAACGATCATGTCCCGGCCCGCTCACGTTCCGCATCCCGTCCCGCCGCAGGCCTCGGTCGCACAGATGTCGGCGGCCGGCCTGCGTGCGTTTTTCAACATCGCGCGCGACTGGGAACTGACGATCGACGAACAGATCGTGCTGCTCGGGTCGCCCGGCCGTTCGACGTTCTTCAAGTGGAAGGCCACGCCGGAATCGGCGCGGCTGCCGCGCGATACGCTCGAGCGGCTATCGCTGCTGCTCGGCATCTACAAGGCGTTGCAGATCCTGCTGCCGCAGCCGGCCGCGGCCGATGCGTGGGTCAAGCGGCCCAACGACGCGGCGCCGTTCGGCGGCAAGCGCGCACTCGACCGGATGCTCGCCGGCAACGTCGGCGATCTGGTCGCCGTCCGGCAATATCTCGACGCGATGCGAGGTGGCTGGGCGTGAACACTCCCGACGCGTTGATGAACTGGCCGACGACGGCCCTCGACTGGGCGCCTGCCTATCGTGTGATCCCCACCCGTTTCCCGGCGATCAACCTGTTCGACCGCGTGGCGTCGGCGGACGATTTCGACGCGCTTTACGCACTCGAATCGCTGACCAACGACCGCATTCGCAACGAAGTCGGCACGCTCGACCTCGTCCCGCCCGCCGAACGTCGCTACGGGCAGGGCTGGGGGCCGATCATGGCCGCGTTCACGCACCTGAATCCGCAGGGCAGCCGTTTTTCCGACGGCAGCTACGGCGTGTTCTACTGCGCGCGCTCGCGCGATACGGCGATCGCCGAAACGCGTTATCACAGCGCGCTGTTCCTGGCGGCGACGAAGGAGCCGCCGATGCGCCAGCAGATGCGGCTCTATACGGTGATCGCGCAAGGCGACGTGGCCGACGTGCGCATGTGGCCGGCACGCGATCCGGCGTTGCTGCACCCGCTCGATTACAGCGCCGGGCAGGCGCTCGGTCGCGCGGTGCGCAATGCCGGCGGTGCGGGGATCGTCTATCCGTCGGTGCGCGACCCGCGCGGCGAGTGCCTGGCGGCGTTCCGCACCGCGCTGCTGCGCGATTGCCATCACGCGGCATACCTCGAATACAACTGGAACGGCTCGGCCGTCGATGCGGTGTTCGAACTGAACCAGGTCGGGTAGCGCCGGCCGGCAGGGCGGGCGCTGCCGCGCGTCACGGCAACGGCCACTGCTCCGCGCGCCTTTCGCGCGCTTGCGCCTGCGTCATCGACCAGGTGCGCCCGGTGCGCGGCTCGGCGAGCGTGAGCCGCCCGGCCGGTGCGAACGCACCCGTGTCGATGAACCACTGCGCGCCGATCCGCTGCGGCGCGCGCACCGGCGTATGGCCGCTGCACGTGAGCGACAATCCGTGCTGCAGGCCGGGGTCGGCGAGCCCCTGGACGAGATCGCGGCCCCAGATCAGCCGTTCGCGCACGTCGTGCGAATAGCTGCCCGTGTCGAGATCGGCGTCCGAGCCGAAGAATTCCGCATGCAGCACGTTGAAGCGCCCGGGGCCGTCGCCGATGACGCGCACCAGCGGCAGCGCGTCGACGCGCGCCGCGTGGGCGTGCAGCCGTTCCGCCGGCAGGTCGGCGCCCCAGTCGCCGCCGATCCCGCGCCACGCGTCCGGCGACAGCTTGCCGCGCGCCACGAGGCTCAGCACTTCCTCGTGATTGCCGCGCACGACGTGGCACCACGGGCGGTCGAGCAGGTCGAGCGTGGTTTCGGAGGCGGGGCCGCGGTCGACGAGGTCGCCGACCGAAAACAGGCGGTCGCGAGCCGGGTCGAAGCGGATGTCGTGCAACAGCGCGCGCAGCACATCCACGCAGCCGTGCAGGTCGCCGACGACGAAGTCGCGGCCGGCTGTATTCGCGGGATGGTGGCAGAGGGCAGGGGCGGCAGTCATCCCATTATCTTAGGCGCTCGCGCCCATCGCCACGTCACGACGGAATGACGATAATCGGGGCGGTACCCGCCGGAATCCCCGAGACTGACCGGCGCCTTTCATTCGCTTTCGGAAACGCACTATGACCCTTTATCCGCAGGTATTACGCAACCGGCCGCGCATGGTCGCGGCGTTCGCCGCCGGCGTGCTGTGTGCGCTGCTGCTGCCGCTTCCGCTGCGCCCGACCGTGCGTGCGCTGATCGGCTGGGATTGCGCGATCTGGCTGTATCTCGCGCTGATGTGGGTGCGCATGGTCACCGCGCACCACCACAAGGTGCGCGAAATCGCGATCCGCGACGACGAAAACGCGACGACCGTACTCACGGTCATCTGCATCGCGACCGTCGCGAGCGTCGCCGCGATCGCGATCGAACTCGCGACCGCCAAGAGCGTCGGCTTCCGCGCGGGGCTCAGCCATTACGCGATCACGGGTGCGACGCTGTTCGGCGCGTGGTTCCTGATTCCGACGATCTTCACGCTGCACTACGCGCGGCTCTACTACGCGTCGCCGGCCAGCGAGCGTGCGCTCCGCTTCCCGGACACGAAGCTCGAACCCGATTACTGGGATTTCCTGTATTTCGCGTTCACGCTCGCGGTCGCGTCGCAGACGGCCGACGTGTCGCTGGCGAACCGCTCGGCGCGGCGCGCGGTGCTCGCGCAGTCGATCCTGTCGTTCTACTTCAACATGGCCGTGCTCGGGCTGTCGATCAACGTGGCAGCCGGCCTGCTGAGCTGAGCCGCGTAGCGCGCCGCGCCCGGCGCCCCGCCGGGGTCGATTCGCATTTAATAATGTCCGGCGGCGCGCGTCGCCACCGGAAAAAGCAGCGCATACTCACTTTCTCCCTCCCGCTTGGCAACCCGCATGCCAGTCCCACTGCGCCGCCGCGACGGCGCATCCGTGCAGCCCGGCATGCACGAGGAGCGCATGATGTCCGATTGTCCGCACGACCCGTATGCGCAGCACTACATTCACTGCTTGCCGTTCGGCGCACAGCCCTGTGGCGCGCTCTGCGCGACGCCGCGCACGCATTTTCGCGTGTGGGCCCCGGGCAGCACGCAGGTCCAGCTCGAACTCGATACCGGCAGCGGCATGACGCTGGTGCCGATGACGCCCGCCGGCACGAACTGGTTCGAAGTCTTTGCCGATTGCGGCGCGGGTGCGCTTTATCGTTACCGCCTCGACGATACGGTATCGATTCCCGATCCCGCATCGCGCTCGCAACCCGAAGGGCTCAACGGCCCGAGCGAGGTCGTCGATCCGCGCGCGTTCACGTGGCGCAACACGTTCTGGCGCGGGCGCGCATGGGAGGACATCTCGCTGTACGCGATCCAGCCGCACGCGGTGGGCGGCTTCGGCGGCGTGCGCCGGCGCCTGCCGCAACTCGCGCGCCTCGGCGTGACCGCGCTGGAGCTGCTCGCGTCGCCGCACGACAGCCTGCCGTTCGCGCCGCTCGCGGCCGAAGGCGGCCCCGACGCGCTGAAGGCGCTGATCGACGATGCGCACGGCTACGGCCTCGCGGTGCTGCTGGAGCTCGACTACGCGCGCTTCGGCAGCGGCACCGATGCGCTGCGCCACTACGCGGCGCCGTTCTTCCATACGCGCGACGATCCGCTGCAGGCGCCGCCGCTCGCGCTCGATCATCCGGAAGTCTGCGATTTCTTCTGCGACAACGCGCTGTACTGGATCGACGAATACCGTTGCGACGGGCTGCGCCTGCGCGAAGCCGACCGGATCGGCGTGTCGTGGCTGCGCGAAATCGCGGACCGCGTGCGCGCGGCCGTGCCGGCCGACCGGCTCATCCATCTCGTACTCGGCAGCGAGCGGCATCCGGCGCATCTCGGCGATACCCATTTCGATGCGCAGTGGAACGGCTGCGGCGAACGCGCGCTGCACCGGCTGACGGGGCGCGACACGTCGGGTCACGAAGGCATTTCCGCGCACCAGTCGATCCACACGCTCGCCCGCGCGCTGACCGCGGCCGGGGCCGCATTCCAGCCGGCGGCGCCGAGCGACGGCGGACCGGCGGATACGGCACTGCCGCTGACGTCGCTGGTGCTGTCCGATGGCGCGTGGCGCGACAGCGGGCAGGATCGCGAAGTGGGCCTCGCCGCGCTTGCGCTGTCGCTGCTCACGCCGCAGATTCCGTTGATCTTCGACGAAACCGCGCGCGACGCCGATCGCGCGCATTTCGTGCAGTCGGCGCTGGCGGTGCGCGCGAAGCTGATCGCGCCGAGGTTGTCCGATTGCCGGCCGCAGGATGCGCACCCGCTGCGCACGGGCAGCACCGGCGATGCCGACGCGCTGCTTGCATCGTGGCGGCTCGCCGACGACGAGACGCTGACGATCGCGTTGAACCTGTCGCCCGAGGCGGTGCCGTTCGATGCGCCGGCGGGGATGGTGGTGTTCGAGACGCCGGCGCGTGCGCGCGACCGGGTCGATGAAGGGGAGTTGCCGCCGTATTCGCTCGTCGCGTGGCTGACGGGCGACGTCAACCGGTATGCGCTCACGCACGACGCGCGTCGCATCGACGACGGTGCGTGGCGCGGGATGCTTGCCTGAGTGTCCGGGTTCTGCCGCGCGCGAACCCGCTACCAGAACCCGCGAATGCCCGCGATGCCGTGTGCGCCGTGGCGGCGCGCGTCGGCGAGCTGGTCGCGGGTCATCCCGCCCAGCGCGTAGACGGGCACCGCGACCTGCGCGGCCCATTCCGCGAAGCGGGCCCAGCCGAGCGTCGGCGCACCGGGATGGCTGAGCGTCGGCAACACGGGCGACAGCGTGACGAAATCCACGCCGATGCGCTCGGCGTGCTTCAGGTCGTCGAGCGTATGGCATGCGGCGGACACGAGCCGCGCGGGCGGCAACGGCCGCTGCGCGGCGGCGCGCAACGCGGGGCCGTCGAGATGCCAGCCGGCGCCGCCGAGTTGCGCCAGCGTCTGCGCATCGATCCTGCCGTTGAGCACCAGCCGGGCGCCGCTCGGTTCGCAGCGCGCCAGCGCGTCGGCCGCGAGCCGCGCGAACGCCGCAGCGTCGAGCGATTTCACGCGCAGTTGCACGAGCGTCTCGCCGTGCGCGAGCACGGCCGACAGCCGGTCGAGGAACGCCGCGCAATCGGCGGCCGACGCGGACGCCGGCTCCGGCGTGATCACATAGCAGCGCGGCAGCGGCGTGCTCATCGCGCGACGCGCCGGCGGCCGGAGCGGCGGGCGGGCGCCGTCATTCGTCGGCCTCTTTCGCGATCTTCGGGTAGACGCGCACGAGCACGATGCGCGGCCCGTTCATCTTCTTCACGACGACGTCGAAGCGGTCGAACGACACACGCTGCCCTTCGGTCGGCAGGTCGCTGAGCGCCTGGATCACGAGGCCGCCGACCGATTCCGCGCGGCCTTCGTCGATGTCGATGCCGAGCGCCTGTTCGAGCGACACGACGGGCAGGCTGCCCTTGCCCATCAGCGTGCCGTCGTCGAGGCGGCTCCAGTCGGCGTCGCCCTGGCGGAACTCGTCGTGGATCTGGCCGACCAGCGCGCCGAGCAGGTTGTCGAGCGTCAGGAAACCGATCGGCTTCTCGCCCTTGTTGCCGACCAGCGCGAAGTGCGGTGCGCCCTTGCGGAAACGGCGGAACAGGTCGAGGGCCGGCGTGTCGGGCTTTACGTACTGCACGGGGCGCACGTAGTCGGACAGGTCTTCGAGCGCCGCGCCCGCGTGACGCGCGAGCAGCAGGTCCTTGAGGTGGATCAGCCCGCTCACCTGTTCACGCGACGCATCCTCGAACAGCGGATAGCGGCTGAAGCGGTGCCGCGCGACGATCTCCATGTTGTCGGGCAGCGGCAGGTCGCGGCGCAGGCCGATCATTTCATGGGCCGGCCGCATCAGGTCCGACACGGTCATCGACGAAAAATCGAGCGAATGCGCGAGCGTGTTCCACTCGTCGTTGCTGTACGTGCCGCGCGCCGGCTGCGCGGTGTTGCCGGCCGTGCTGCGGCGGCTGCGCAGGATCAGCTTCAATTCGTCGGTCGAGTAGTGCGCGTCGCCGCCATGGTCGGTCGACAGCCCGGCGAGCCGCAGCACCGCGTTGGCGCTGGTATTGAGCACCCAGATCGCCGGGTACATCGCCCAGTAGAACGCATAGAGCGGCAGCGCGACCCACAGGCCGACCTTCTCCGACTGGCGGATCGCCATCGACTTCGGCGCCAGTTCGCCGACGACGATGTGCAGGAACGAGATCAGCGAGAACGCGAACACCAGCGAGATCAGGTGCACGACGCGCTCCGACTGCACGCCGATCAGGTCGAGCAGCGGGGTGAGCAGTTGCGCGAACGCCGGTTCGCCGACCCAGCCGAGGCCGAGCGACGCGAGCGTGATGCCGAGCTGGCAGGCGGAAAGATACGCGTCGAGCCGGCCGTGCACGATGCCGAGGATGCGGCCGCGCAGGCCGTGCTTGCGGGCCAGTGTCTTGACGCGCGTGGCGCGCAGTTTGACCAGGCCGAATTCGGCCGCGACGAAGAACCCGTTCAGGGCCACCAGGAACAACGCGCCGATGAGCGCGAAGATCTGTAACAAAGAATCACTCCGGTTATGACAGGCCCGTCAGTATAGAGCCAGAAAGGCAAACGTAATATTGGGTGGATGTCGCTGCAGGCTTACACGGGCGCCTCGCACGGGAGGTCGAGCGCGAGGGTGACCGCCGCGCCATCGGCGAACGCGTCGTGCGAGAACGTGCCGCCGTGTGCGAGCGCGACGCGCTGGCAGAGCGCAAGCGCCCAGGCGACGCGCTTCGCGTCGCGCTCGCGCAGCAGCTCGCGGCGCGCGAAGGTCTCGAACACGTGCGGGCGGGCCGGATCGGCGAGCGCCGCGACATCCACGCCGCAGGCCACGCGCGCGACGAGCCGCGCGCCGTCGCGCGCGCACGCGAATGTCACGCGGCCGCCGGCGGCGCTGGCTTCGACCGCGACCGTCAGCATCGTCCAGAGCGCCTGCGCGATGCGTTCGCGGTCGGCGGTCAGCGACGGTTCGCCGTCCGGCAGCGTCGCGTCGAGCGTGACCTGTCGCGCGTCGGCGAGCGCGAAACGGACGAGTGCGAGCGTGTCGTCGAGCAGCGCGCGCAGCGCGGACGGCTGCGGCACGAGTGCGAGCGTGCGGGTTTCCGCGCGCGGCGCATCGAGCACGTCGGCGATCAGCGCGACCTGCTGGTCGATTCCGGTGCGGATACCCGCGAGCGCGCGCTGCAGGGTCGGATCGGCGTTGGCGAGCTGGCGCTCGAGCACGTACGCCCAGCTATGCATGGCATTCAGCGGGCTGCGC
This genomic interval carries:
- a CDS encoding DUF3459 domain-containing protein translates to MSDCPHDPYAQHYIHCLPFGAQPCGALCATPRTHFRVWAPGSTQVQLELDTGSGMTLVPMTPAGTNWFEVFADCGAGALYRYRLDDTVSIPDPASRSQPEGLNGPSEVVDPRAFTWRNTFWRGRAWEDISLYAIQPHAVGGFGGVRRRLPQLARLGVTALELLASPHDSLPFAPLAAEGGPDALKALIDDAHGYGLAVLLELDYARFGSGTDALRHYAAPFFHTRDDPLQAPPLALDHPEVCDFFCDNALYWIDEYRCDGLRLREADRIGVSWLREIADRVRAAVPADRLIHLVLGSERHPAHLGDTHFDAQWNGCGERALHRLTGRDTSGHEGISAHQSIHTLARALTAAGAAFQPAAPSDGGPADTALPLTSLVLSDGAWRDSGQDREVGLAALALSLLTPQIPLIFDETARDADRAHFVQSALAVRAKLIAPRLSDCRPQDAHPLRTGSTGDADALLASWRLADDETLTIALNLSPEAVPFDAPAGMVVFETPARARDRVDEGELPPYSLVAWLTGDVNRYALTHDARRIDDGAWRGMLA
- a CDS encoding type II secretion system F family protein, giving the protein MQNLNLMQILMLGGLFAAVFAGALVALLVFVPRNMQRRVQQAGGSAVTLGDGSSTGGGASEWIAKFAEMSKPISRLSVPKQGWENSPLRIRLMNAGWRTPNAASVYFGAKTLLAIALPAMLLPALITTRLAESRYTLSMILVLFGAIGYYLPNVVLARRIASRQRAIFEDFPDALDLLTVCVEAGLGLDAALMKVSEELRFSSEVVASELDLLLLEMRSGFTKETALRNLALRTGVEDIEAFCAMLIQADRFGTSISESLRVLSDMLRTRRRMRAEERAAKIALKLLFPLIFCIFPALMVVLLGPAFIHIYRILLPTFASMNGG
- a CDS encoding thiamine phosphate synthase, whose protein sequence is MSTPLPRCYVITPEPASASAADCAAFLDRLSAVLAHGETLVQLRVKSLDAAAFARLAADALARCEPSGARLVLNGRIDAQTLAQLGGAGWHLDGPALRAAAQRPLPPARLVSAACHTLDDLKHAERIGVDFVTLSPVLPTLSHPGAPTLGWARFAEWAAQVAVPVYALGGMTRDQLADARRHGAHGIAGIRGFW
- a CDS encoding MbcA/ParS/Xre antitoxin family protein, with translation MSRPAHVPHPVPPQASVAQMSAAGLRAFFNIARDWELTIDEQIVLLGSPGRSTFFKWKATPESARLPRDTLERLSLLLGIYKALQILLPQPAAADAWVKRPNDAAPFGGKRALDRMLAGNVGDLVAVRQYLDAMRGGWA
- a CDS encoding ABC transporter substrate-binding protein encodes the protein MKRLIAAVSIALLAVSAGPAAAKDWTTIRFGTDASYAPFESKAPDGKLVGFDIDLGNEICARLKAKCVWLENDFDGMIPALKAKKFDAVLSSMSITPQRAQQIGFTTKIYNQPTRLVVKKGSPLLPTAESLKGKSIGVEQGTTQETYAKAYWGKQGANVVSYQNQDGVYADLTSGRLDAALQDEVQAAIGFLKSSRGANYAFVGPELVDEKVLGIGAGIGLRKEDTDLKAKIDGAILDMVKDGTYKRLASKYFDFDIYGG
- a CDS encoding metallophosphoesterase encodes the protein MTAAPALCHHPANTAGRDFVVGDLHGCVDVLRALLHDIRFDPARDRLFSVGDLVDRGPASETTLDLLDRPWCHVVRGNHEEVLSLVARGKLSPDAWRGIGGDWGADLPAERLHAHAARVDALPLVRVIGDGPGRFNVLHAEFFGSDADLDTGSYSHDVRERLIWGRDLVQGLADPGLQHGLSLTCSGHTPVRAPQRIGAQWFIDTGAFAPAGRLTLAEPRTGRTWSMTQAQARERRAEQWPLP
- a CDS encoding hemolysin family protein is translated as MLQIFALIGALFLVALNGFFVAAEFGLVKLRATRVKTLARKHGLRGRILGIVHGRLDAYLSACQLGITLASLGLGWVGEPAFAQLLTPLLDLIGVQSERVVHLISLVFAFSLISFLHIVVGELAPKSMAIRQSEKVGLWVALPLYAFYWAMYPAIWVLNTSANAVLRLAGLSTDHGGDAHYSTDELKLILRSRRSTAGNTAQPARGTYSNDEWNTLAHSLDFSSMTVSDLMRPAHEMIGLRRDLPLPDNMEIVARHRFSRYPLFEDASREQVSGLIHLKDLLLARHAGAALEDLSDYVRPVQYVKPDTPALDLFRRFRKGAPHFALVGNKGEKPIGFLTLDNLLGALVGQIHDEFRQGDADWSRLDDGTLMGKGSLPVVSLEQALGIDIDEGRAESVGGLVIQALSDLPTEGQRVSFDRFDVVVKKMNGPRIVLVRVYPKIAKEADE
- a CDS encoding RES family NAD+ phosphorylase, which gives rise to MNWPTTALDWAPAYRVIPTRFPAINLFDRVASADDFDALYALESLTNDRIRNEVGTLDLVPPAERRYGQGWGPIMAAFTHLNPQGSRFSDGSYGVFYCARSRDTAIAETRYHSALFLAATKEPPMRQQMRLYTVIAQGDVADVRMWPARDPALLHPLDYSAGQALGRAVRNAGGAGIVYPSVRDPRGECLAAFRTALLRDCHHAAYLEYNWNGSAVDAVFELNQVG
- a CDS encoding DUF1345 domain-containing protein — protein: MTLYPQVLRNRPRMVAAFAAGVLCALLLPLPLRPTVRALIGWDCAIWLYLALMWVRMVTAHHHKVREIAIRDDENATTVLTVICIATVASVAAIAIELATAKSVGFRAGLSHYAITGATLFGAWFLIPTIFTLHYARLYYASPASERALRFPDTKLEPDYWDFLYFAFTLAVASQTADVSLANRSARRAVLAQSILSFYFNMAVLGLSINVAAGLLS
- a CDS encoding sensor histidine kinase — protein: MTPDPADLLRERAAHYATQAALFLRDQALSIASHDLRSPLNAMHSWAYVLERQLANADPTLQRALAGIRTGIDQQVALIADVLDAPRAETRTLALVPQPSALRALLDDTLALVRFALADARQVTLDATLPDGEPSLTADRERIAQALWTMLTVAVEASAAGGRVTFACARDGARLVARVACGVDVAALADPARPHVFETFARRELLRERDAKRVAWALALCQRVALAHGGTFSHDAFADGAAVTLALDLPCEAPV